One Pantoea trifolii DNA segment encodes these proteins:
- a CDS encoding ABC transporter substrate-binding protein: MKKLLLSAISAAVLLQSSAWADIAVPAAIKEKGLTVAIMPNYPPMDFKDPATNQLTGVDYDLGQAIGEKLGVKINWQEIAFEQMVNAVVTKRVDLVMSGMTDTKERQQVVNFIDYFKTGPQFYTQSARNDINSAMDLCGKKVGTSRRTTFPLEIANWSKAHCEAAGKPAIIVVGAEGTADARTQLRQNRLDGVVQGSETLPYIMDLEKGKYKALDKAFSFQYTGMAIGKDAGELTTAIQAAIDAMIADGSYQKILGKWGLADNGVAKATVNQG, from the coding sequence ATGAAAAAGCTGTTATTGAGTGCCATCAGTGCCGCCGTTTTGCTGCAATCCTCTGCCTGGGCAGATATCGCGGTTCCTGCTGCGATCAAAGAGAAAGGGCTGACCGTGGCGATCATGCCGAACTACCCGCCGATGGATTTTAAAGATCCGGCCACTAACCAGCTGACCGGCGTGGATTACGATCTCGGCCAGGCGATTGGTGAAAAGCTCGGCGTGAAGATCAACTGGCAGGAGATCGCCTTCGAGCAGATGGTTAACGCGGTGGTGACCAAGCGCGTCGATCTGGTGATGTCCGGCATGACCGATACCAAAGAGCGCCAGCAGGTGGTTAACTTTATCGACTACTTCAAAACCGGCCCGCAGTTCTATACCCAATCCGCGCGCAACGATATCAACAGCGCAATGGATCTGTGCGGCAAGAAAGTCGGCACCAGCCGTCGCACCACCTTCCCGCTAGAGATTGCCAACTGGTCAAAAGCGCACTGTGAAGCGGCCGGTAAGCCCGCGATCATCGTGGTAGGCGCCGAAGGCACCGCCGATGCGCGTACTCAGCTGCGCCAGAACCGTCTGGATGGCGTGGTGCAGGGCAGCGAAACCCTGCCGTACATCATGGATCTGGAAAAGGGCAAATATAAGGCGCTGGATAAAGCCTTCTCCTTCCAGTACACCGGCATGGCGATTGGTAAAGATGCGGGCGAGCTGACCACGGCGATTCAGGCGGCGATCGACGCGATGATTGCTGATGGCTCTTACCAGAAAATCCTCGGCAAATGGGGCCTGGCAGACAACGGCGTGGCGAAGGCTACCGTTAACCAGGGCTAA
- a CDS encoding polysaccharide deacetylase family protein yields MQQPGAVRWPQGKRGCMALAFDLDGPTGDAMLNGSLWSTPEYFTFGAYGPYRALGRLLDLLRAFELPATFFVPAWVVEQWPQQCQAIIEQGHEVAYHGYRHESFWAISPDEQRAVMAKSAEIFHNILGITACGFRTPSGDWHAETPQILRDAGVIYSSSMRGDDRPYSIPVAGHTPLVEIPGKWEMDDYASLAYTRQPDFPKGGDRIASYAHTRDNWQREFDGAMDEGLCLTTLFHPKISGQPGRILLLEQLFEHMTARDDVWFARCDAVAQWYLQEQQHD; encoded by the coding sequence ATGCAACAACCGGGCGCAGTGCGCTGGCCGCAGGGTAAACGCGGCTGTATGGCGCTGGCGTTTGACCTCGACGGTCCCACCGGCGATGCCATGCTGAATGGCAGCCTGTGGTCAACGCCAGAGTATTTTACCTTTGGGGCCTACGGGCCGTACCGTGCGCTCGGGCGTCTGCTTGACCTGCTGCGCGCCTTCGAGCTGCCCGCCACCTTTTTTGTGCCGGCGTGGGTGGTGGAGCAGTGGCCGCAGCAGTGTCAGGCGATTATCGAACAGGGCCACGAAGTGGCCTATCACGGCTATCGCCACGAATCCTTCTGGGCGATTTCACCGGATGAACAGCGTGCGGTAATGGCGAAATCCGCTGAAATTTTCCACAACATTCTCGGTATCACCGCCTGCGGTTTTCGTACGCCGTCGGGCGACTGGCATGCCGAAACGCCACAAATCCTGCGCGATGCGGGCGTGATCTACTCCAGCAGCATGCGCGGCGACGATCGTCCATACAGCATTCCGGTGGCCGGCCATACGCCGCTGGTGGAGATCCCCGGTAAATGGGAGATGGATGATTACGCCTCGCTGGCCTACACGCGCCAGCCTGATTTCCCCAAAGGCGGCGACCGCATCGCCAGCTATGCGCACACGCGCGATAACTGGCAGCGCGAGTTCGATGGCGCGATGGATGAAGGCTTGTGCCTCACCACGCTGTTTCACCCGAAAATCTCCGGCCAGCCGGGACGCATTTTGCTGCTCGAACAGCTGTTTGAACATATGACGGCGCGCGATGACGTGTGGTTCGCGCGCTGCGATGCGGTGGCGCAGTGGTATTTGCAGGAGCAACAGCATGACTGA
- a CDS encoding polysaccharide deacetylase family protein has translation MTEPSRWPLGFQSAAILTLDFNDIHGILTQAPAVAGRDKTLSVWRYGTLRGVDRLLALLAEKQLKATWCMPAIVAEEQPELVLRMVADGHEIACSGDMHEDFSLLTLEQQIASVTRGCDKLAHITGSPIVGFRTPAGQWKPGLAAALIERGIRWSSSWRGDDLPYFHPGTRLVELPMHYTLEDEPYFAFNLSPAIPPGQSRIAPYAETLANMTQDFHGFHRFGLCYLLRLHPEIIGTAGRIGLLRALLDTLQQHNVWIATAEQAAAHWQTQPDNDVSHPAEVFTRIIGGAHGEHA, from the coding sequence ATGACTGAACCTTCACGCTGGCCGCTGGGCTTCCAGTCGGCAGCGATCCTCACCCTCGACTTCAACGACATTCACGGCATTCTCACTCAGGCGCCTGCGGTGGCGGGGCGCGATAAAACGCTGTCGGTGTGGCGCTACGGCACGCTGCGCGGCGTTGATCGCTTGCTGGCGCTGCTGGCGGAAAAACAGCTTAAAGCCACATGGTGTATGCCCGCGATTGTTGCCGAAGAGCAGCCGGAACTGGTGCTGCGCATGGTGGCCGACGGCCATGAAATTGCCTGCAGCGGCGATATGCATGAAGATTTCTCGTTACTCACGCTGGAGCAACAAATTGCCAGCGTGACGCGCGGCTGCGACAAACTGGCGCACATTACCGGTAGCCCAATCGTCGGCTTCCGCACGCCCGCCGGGCAGTGGAAACCGGGATTGGCCGCGGCGCTGATAGAACGCGGTATTCGCTGGTCATCCAGTTGGCGCGGCGACGATTTGCCGTACTTCCATCCCGGTACGCGCCTGGTGGAACTGCCGATGCACTACACGCTGGAAGATGAGCCCTATTTCGCCTTCAACCTCAGCCCGGCGATTCCGCCGGGCCAATCGCGTATCGCGCCTTATGCGGAAACGCTGGCGAATATGACGCAGGATTTCCACGGCTTCCACCGCTTTGGGCTGTGCTACCTGCTGCGCCTGCATCCGGAAATTATCGGCACCGCCGGACGTATTGGCCTGCTGCGGGCGCTGCTTGACACGCTGCAACAGCACAACGTGTGGATCGCCACTGCCGAGCAGGCGGCGGCGCACTGGCAGACGCAGCCGGATAACGATGTCTCCCATCCGGCGGAAGTGTTTACCCGCATCATTGGAGGTGCGCATGGCGAGCACGCTTGA
- a CDS encoding MmgE/PrpD family protein, with protein sequence MASTLDQLAAFIAETRYAQLPAPLVEQAKRHLLDTLGASLAGCDSPIWRECLALVQAEGGREQAQIWGSAQQANPRQAAWLNGVAAHIYELDDTGGCDHSGAVVIPALLAALPLATQPVDGPALLVAMVIGYDVGRRVLEACGGYSAHNGAGWHSTASCGVFGAAAAVCSLLQLDRAQCASALGIAASFSGGLWGFIHDGSHTKKLHAARAAEGGVQAALLAQRGISGPSAVFEPRWGGFLQTLAADTQQPQAFTADLGEVWKLARCSIKPYASCRGTHGAIDALGILLQQHDVRVEQIARIVVGVNPFLLEMCGGRELHSLAAAQMSLPYALAARALYDSAELASYEDAKRLHPDVEALLARIELVIDAQQSRDDEPWVRLETEQGVQWQQHVPVPSGAPTNPLTLDALLAKYRSLAARVLPLDQVERLEVVCLELDEVADVREVVGLLAIR encoded by the coding sequence ATGGCGAGCACGCTTGATCAACTGGCGGCCTTTATCGCCGAGACGCGTTATGCACAACTGCCTGCGCCGCTGGTGGAGCAGGCGAAACGCCATCTGCTGGATACGCTCGGTGCTTCGCTGGCGGGCTGCGACAGCCCGATTTGGCGCGAATGTCTGGCTCTGGTGCAGGCCGAAGGTGGACGCGAGCAGGCGCAGATTTGGGGCAGCGCGCAACAGGCCAATCCGCGTCAGGCGGCATGGCTGAACGGCGTGGCGGCTCACATTTATGAACTCGACGACACTGGCGGCTGCGATCACTCCGGCGCGGTAGTCATTCCGGCACTGCTGGCGGCCTTGCCACTGGCGACGCAGCCGGTGGACGGGCCAGCGCTGCTGGTGGCGATGGTGATTGGTTATGACGTCGGCCGCCGGGTGCTAGAAGCCTGCGGCGGTTACTCGGCGCACAACGGCGCAGGCTGGCACTCTACCGCCAGCTGCGGCGTGTTTGGTGCGGCGGCGGCGGTGTGTTCGCTACTGCAGCTGGATCGCGCGCAGTGTGCGTCTGCACTGGGCATTGCCGCCAGTTTCAGCGGCGGTTTGTGGGGCTTTATTCACGACGGCTCGCATACCAAAAAACTGCATGCCGCGCGTGCCGCAGAAGGCGGCGTGCAGGCCGCGCTGCTGGCACAACGCGGTATCAGCGGTCCTTCGGCGGTGTTTGAACCGCGCTGGGGCGGCTTCCTGCAAACCTTAGCGGCAGATACTCAGCAGCCACAGGCCTTTACGGCGGATCTCGGTGAGGTATGGAAACTGGCGCGCTGCTCGATCAAACCTTACGCCTCGTGCCGTGGTACCCACGGGGCGATTGATGCGCTGGGAATCCTGCTGCAACAGCATGATGTGCGCGTAGAGCAGATTGCGCGCATTGTGGTGGGCGTGAATCCGTTCCTGCTGGAGATGTGCGGCGGTCGTGAGTTACACAGTCTGGCGGCGGCGCAAATGAGCTTGCCGTATGCGCTGGCGGCGCGTGCGCTTTACGACTCGGCGGAGCTGGCAAGTTATGAAGACGCCAAACGTCTGCACCCTGATGTGGAAGCGTTGCTGGCGCGTATCGAGCTGGTGATCGATGCGCAGCAGAGCCGCGACGACGAACCGTGGGTGCGGCTGGAAACCGAGCAGGGCGTACAGTGGCAGCAGCATGTGCCGGTGCCGTCAGGCGCGCCGACCAATCCGCTCACGCTGGATGCGCTGCTGGCGAAGTACCGCAGTTTGGCGGCGCGCGTGTTGCCGCTGGATCAGGTCGAACGGCTCGAGGTGGTGTGTCTGGAGTTGGATGAGGTGGCGGATGTAAGGGAAGTGGTGGGATTGTTGGCGATAAGGTGA
- a CDS encoding iron-containing alcohol dehydrogenase family protein: protein MTQQNLVFPARVLRGAGVINQLGAICAGLGQRALLIGGHQALQAVEAQVRAQLLAANVTLLAQEWFGGETSINHINRLAALATELQAEVLIGVGGGKSLDTVKAVGAQLGLPVVTLPTIAATCSAVTPLSIRYDDNGNFFDIFPLPQAPAAVIIDSELLAKAPARWLAAGLGDTLAKWYEFRAVSARHPACDGNALSSLAHSQICYDVIAEHGPAAYAAVLRGESSASLDQVLDAIFTWAGLTSLMSNGAHAAASHAIYEGFTFCDKTREFGHGLLVGFGNLCLLALENRADEEVLDEMRLARDCGVPLTLSEIAELDEHELARIVRESVHAPDMENMAEAVTEARLLAAMVRIEGLSGRV from the coding sequence ATGACACAACAGAATCTGGTGTTCCCGGCGCGCGTGCTGCGCGGTGCGGGCGTGATCAACCAATTAGGCGCGATCTGCGCCGGGCTGGGCCAGCGTGCGCTGCTGATTGGCGGCCATCAGGCGTTGCAGGCGGTAGAAGCGCAGGTTCGCGCGCAACTGCTGGCAGCCAACGTCACGCTGCTGGCGCAAGAGTGGTTTGGCGGCGAAACCTCGATCAATCACATCAACCGTTTAGCAGCGCTGGCGACTGAACTGCAGGCCGAGGTGCTGATTGGCGTCGGCGGCGGTAAATCGCTGGATACGGTGAAAGCGGTGGGCGCACAGCTCGGCTTGCCGGTAGTAACGCTGCCAACCATCGCCGCCACCTGTTCTGCGGTAACGCCGTTGAGTATTCGCTATGACGATAACGGCAATTTCTTCGACATCTTCCCGCTGCCGCAGGCACCGGCAGCAGTGATTATCGACAGCGAGCTGCTGGCAAAAGCGCCCGCCCGCTGGCTGGCCGCCGGGCTGGGCGATACGCTGGCGAAGTGGTACGAGTTCCGTGCGGTCAGCGCACGCCATCCGGCATGCGACGGCAATGCGCTGTCGTCACTGGCGCACAGCCAGATCTGTTATGACGTGATTGCCGAACACGGCCCGGCGGCCTATGCCGCAGTGCTGCGTGGTGAGAGCAGCGCGTCGCTTGATCAGGTGCTGGATGCGATTTTCACCTGGGCAGGATTAACCTCGCTGATGAGCAATGGCGCACACGCAGCGGCTTCGCATGCGATTTATGAAGGTTTTACCTTCTGCGATAAAACCCGCGAGTTTGGTCACGGCTTGCTGGTCGGCTTCGGCAATCTTTGTTTGCTGGCGCTGGAGAATCGCGCCGATGAGGAGGTGTTGGATGAGATGCGCCTGGCACGCGACTGCGGCGTGCCGCTGACGCTGAGCGAGATTGCCGAGCTGGATGAGCATGAGCTGGCGCGGATTGTGCGCGAATCGGTGCATGCGCCGGATATGGAGAACATGGCCGAAGCGGTGACCGAAGCGCGCTTGCTGGCGGCGATGGTGCGGATTGAGGGGTTGTCGGGCAGGGTTTAG
- the speB gene encoding agmatinase: MTDFPQPQGGNEMPRFAGRGTMMRLPAAETPADLDVAFVGIPLDIGTSQRSGTRYGPRAIRADSVMIRPYNMATGAAPFDSLRVGDLGDVPINTYSLLKSVDIIENYYTELNTWPIIPLTLGGDHTLTLPILRALAKKHGPMGLIHVDAHTDTNDEMFGEKIAHGTTFRRAVEEGLLDCQRVVQIGQRAQGYAADDFQWGVDQGFHLVPAEQCWYRSMTPLMAEVRARIGNGPVYLSYDIDSFDPAWAPGTGTPEVGGLTSMQGLEIVRGCRGLNLVGGDLVEVSPPYDISGMTSQLAANILYEMLCVLPGVRYTENK, translated from the coding sequence ATGACCGATTTCCCCCAGCCGCAAGGCGGTAACGAGATGCCCCGTTTTGCCGGACGCGGCACCATGATGCGTTTGCCCGCCGCTGAGACACCGGCCGATTTGGATGTGGCGTTCGTCGGCATTCCACTGGATATCGGCACCTCGCAGCGCAGCGGCACGCGCTATGGCCCGCGCGCCATCCGCGCCGATTCAGTGATGATCCGTCCATACAACATGGCCACCGGCGCCGCGCCCTTTGATTCGCTGCGCGTCGGCGATCTCGGCGATGTGCCGATCAACACCTACAGCCTGCTGAAATCGGTTGATATCATCGAAAACTATTATACCGAGCTGAATACCTGGCCGATTATCCCGTTAACGCTGGGCGGCGATCACACGCTAACGCTGCCGATTTTGCGCGCGCTGGCGAAGAAGCATGGCCCGATGGGGCTGATTCACGTTGATGCGCACACCGATACCAACGACGAGATGTTTGGCGAGAAGATTGCGCACGGCACCACGTTCCGCCGTGCGGTGGAAGAAGGCCTGCTCGACTGTCAGCGCGTGGTGCAGATTGGACAACGTGCGCAAGGCTACGCCGCCGATGATTTTCAGTGGGGCGTCGATCAGGGTTTCCATCTGGTGCCCGCCGAGCAGTGCTGGTATCGCTCCATGACGCCGCTGATGGCCGAGGTGCGCGCGCGTATCGGAAACGGCCCGGTGTATCTCTCTTACGATATCGACAGCTTTGATCCGGCGTGGGCGCCCGGCACCGGTACGCCGGAAGTGGGCGGTTTAACCTCAATGCAAGGGCTGGAGATCGTGCGCGGCTGCCGTGGACTCAATCTGGTGGGCGGCGATCTGGTGGAAGTCTCGCCGCCGTATGACATCAGCGGCATGACCTCGCAGCTGGCGGCCAATATCCTTTATGAGATGCTGTGCGTGTTGCCCGGCGTCCGTTACACAGAGAACAAGTGA
- a CDS encoding LysR family transcriptional regulator has translation MQTLPNLKLLQVFASVVENQGYSRAQQALNMTTPAISAYMSELESQLGFILCQRGRGGFTLTSKGEQFYRYSQEMLATLAGWQEQVETLKSAQGGTFSLGVVDATVTDSTLDLPAAIARFNQRFPAVFFNLSVRDPNELQQQLLEDRLDLAIGHFPLRASNLVTIPLYEEQHWLYCSPQHPLAEGHPDVRTVQQTGMVTRRYWNQQELNKRGFRQSNASVESIEAQLTLILSGRFIGYLPEHYARSGEQQGALCRLLPHHFHFRAPFSFAFRRGRARETLIRAMREILNPARKNSSES, from the coding sequence GTGCAGACGCTTCCCAATCTTAAACTGCTGCAGGTGTTCGCCAGCGTGGTGGAAAATCAGGGCTATTCGCGCGCGCAGCAAGCGCTGAACATGACCACGCCGGCCATCAGCGCCTACATGAGCGAGCTGGAGAGCCAGCTCGGTTTTATCCTCTGCCAGCGCGGACGCGGCGGCTTTACCCTGACCAGCAAAGGCGAGCAGTTTTATCGCTACAGTCAGGAGATGCTGGCGACGCTGGCGGGTTGGCAGGAGCAGGTAGAAACGCTGAAAAGCGCGCAGGGCGGGACTTTCTCGCTTGGCGTGGTGGACGCCACCGTCACCGACAGCACGCTGGATCTGCCTGCCGCCATCGCGCGCTTTAACCAGCGCTTTCCGGCGGTGTTTTTTAATCTGAGCGTGCGCGATCCCAATGAGTTGCAGCAGCAGTTGCTGGAGGATCGGCTCGATTTGGCGATTGGTCACTTTCCGCTGCGCGCCAGCAATCTGGTGACCATTCCGCTGTATGAGGAGCAGCATTGGCTCTATTGCAGCCCGCAACATCCGCTGGCTGAAGGCCATCCGGATGTGCGCACCGTGCAGCAAACCGGCATGGTGACGCGGCGCTACTGGAATCAGCAGGAGCTCAACAAGCGCGGCTTCCGCCAGAGCAATGCGTCGGTGGAGAGCATCGAAGCGCAGCTGACGCTGATTCTTTCCGGCCGCTTCATCGGCTATTTACCCGAACACTACGCGCGCAGCGGGGAACAGCAGGGCGCGCTATGCCGCCTGCTGCCGCACCATTTCCACTTCCGCGCGCCTTTCTCTTTTGCGTTTCGCCGTGGGCGCGCGCGGGAAACCTTGATCCGCGCGATGCGGGAAATTCTGAATCCAGCGCGAAAAAATAGCAGCGAAAGCTGA
- the dinG gene encoding ATP-dependent DNA helicase DinG: protein MALTAAIKSQIAQWYKALQQQVPDFIPRAPQRQMIAEVAKSLAGDEGRHLAIEAPTGVGKTLSYLIPGIAVSRAEEKRLVISTANVALQDQIFTKDLPLLKKIIPDLTFTAAFGRGRYVCPRNLAALAATEDQQGDLLLYLDEEAVTGSKEEQKFCAKLEKQLSSYRWDGLRDHTDVNIDDSLWQRLSTDKANCLGHHCRWYRECPFFVARREIEQADVVVANHALVMAAMENESVLPPAKNLMLVLDEGHHLPEVARDALEMSAEITPGWSSLQLDLFVRLVETIMAQFRPKSPPPLTNPERLKGHCDEMRELLQILCDALNPLLPGHNQPGEFRFVLGELPEELLSLCARLFKLSDALRGLSEGLLNELGDQTGKADIMRLHKAIIQLNRHFGWFESISKLWRLAAMEKASNAPVSKWITREIREGQAHLLFHCAGIRVSDQLEKILWRKIPHVVVTSATLRSLNSFNRLQEMSGLSEKAGDRFVALDSPFNHIDQGKLVIPQMQFEPQMAQEAEHIAEMARFFRQQIAEEKHKGVLVLFASGRAMQQFVAHIPELRLSMLVQGDQPRSRLVALHRERVEAGKTSILVGLQSFAEGLDLKGDLLSQVHIHKIAFPPVDSPVILTEGEWLKSLKRYPFEVQSLPSASFTLIQQVGRLIRSHSCFGEIVIYDRRLLNKAYGSRLLAALPVFPIEQPPMPEASSDKPKKSRSKKI from the coding sequence ATGGCCCTGACAGCAGCGATAAAAAGCCAGATTGCGCAATGGTATAAGGCGCTGCAGCAGCAGGTTCCTGACTTTATCCCGCGCGCGCCGCAGCGCCAGATGATTGCCGAAGTGGCGAAAAGTCTGGCCGGTGACGAAGGGCGTCATCTGGCGATTGAAGCGCCCACCGGCGTCGGCAAAACCCTCTCTTATTTGATTCCCGGTATTGCGGTAAGCCGCGCTGAGGAGAAGCGGCTGGTGATCAGCACCGCCAACGTGGCGTTGCAGGATCAGATCTTCACCAAGGATCTGCCGCTGCTGAAGAAAATCATCCCTGATCTCACCTTTACCGCTGCCTTTGGCCGTGGACGCTATGTTTGTCCGCGCAACCTTGCGGCGCTGGCAGCGACCGAAGATCAGCAGGGCGATTTGCTGCTCTATCTTGATGAAGAGGCGGTCACCGGCTCGAAAGAGGAGCAGAAATTCTGCGCCAAACTGGAGAAGCAGCTCAGCAGCTACCGCTGGGATGGCTTGCGCGATCACACCGATGTCAACATTGACGACAGCTTGTGGCAACGCCTCTCCACCGACAAAGCCAACTGCCTCGGCCATCACTGCCGCTGGTATCGCGAATGCCCGTTTTTTGTCGCGCGTCGCGAAATTGAGCAGGCGGATGTGGTGGTCGCCAACCATGCGCTGGTGATGGCGGCGATGGAGAATGAATCGGTGCTGCCACCGGCGAAAAACCTGATGCTGGTGCTGGACGAAGGCCATCATCTGCCGGAAGTGGCGCGCGATGCGCTGGAGATGAGCGCGGAGATCACGCCTGGCTGGAGCAGTTTACAGCTCGATCTGTTTGTGCGGCTGGTGGAAACCATCATGGCGCAGTTCCGCCCAAAATCGCCGCCGCCGCTCACCAATCCGGAACGCCTGAAAGGCCACTGCGACGAAATGCGCGAGCTGCTGCAGATTCTCTGCGATGCGCTCAATCCGCTGTTGCCGGGCCATAATCAGCCGGGCGAATTCCGCTTTGTGCTGGGTGAATTGCCGGAAGAGTTGCTGAGCCTGTGCGCGCGGCTGTTCAAACTGAGCGATGCGCTGCGCGGCTTAAGCGAAGGCCTGCTCAACGAGTTGGGCGATCAAACCGGTAAAGCCGATATCATGCGGCTGCATAAAGCGATTATTCAGCTCAATCGCCACTTCGGTTGGTTCGAATCAATCAGTAAATTGTGGCGGCTGGCGGCGATGGAGAAAGCCTCAAATGCGCCAGTGTCGAAGTGGATTACGCGTGAGATCCGCGAAGGCCAGGCGCATCTGCTGTTCCACTGCGCGGGCATTCGCGTGAGCGATCAGCTGGAAAAAATCCTGTGGCGCAAAATCCCGCATGTGGTGGTGACCTCCGCCACGTTGCGCTCGCTCAACAGCTTCAACCGTTTGCAGGAGATGTCTGGCCTGAGCGAGAAAGCCGGCGACCGCTTCGTGGCGCTGGATTCACCGTTTAACCATATCGATCAGGGCAAACTGGTGATTCCGCAGATGCAGTTTGAGCCGCAGATGGCGCAGGAAGCGGAACACATCGCCGAGATGGCGCGTTTCTTCCGTCAGCAGATTGCCGAAGAGAAGCACAAAGGCGTGCTGGTGCTGTTTGCCAGCGGCCGCGCGATGCAGCAGTTTGTCGCACACATTCCGGAGCTGCGTTTATCAATGCTGGTGCAAGGTGACCAGCCGCGCTCGCGCCTGGTGGCGCTGCACCGGGAACGCGTCGAAGCCGGTAAAACCAGCATTTTAGTGGGGCTGCAATCGTTCGCTGAAGGGCTGGATTTGAAAGGCGATCTGCTGTCGCAGGTGCATATCCATAAAATCGCTTTTCCGCCGGTGGACAGTCCGGTAATTTTGACCGAGGGCGAATGGCTGAAGAGCCTGAAACGTTATCCGTTCGAGGTGCAGAGCTTGCCGAGCGCCTCCTTTACCTTGATTCAACAGGTAGGACGTTTGATTCGCAGCCACAGCTGCTTTGGCGAAATCGTGATTTACGATCGCCGCCTGCTCAACAAAGCTTATGGCAGCCGACTGCTGGCCGCGTTACCGGTGTTCCCGATTGAGCAACCGCCGATGCCGGAAGCTAGCAGTGACAAGCCGAAAAAAAGTCGCAGTAAGAAAATCTAA
- the ybiB gene encoding DNA-binding protein YbiB, translating into MELNKIIKEIGRGKNHARDIDFDTAQALYSAMLAGEVPELELGGVLIALRIKGEGEEEMRGFYHAMQQQMMQLQAPAHRPMPIVIPSYNGARRQGNLTPLLALLLVKIGFPVLLHGVSDDPTRITTEAVLAALDIAPVTSAAQAQAKLDNGELAFITIDHLCAPMAQQLSLRWRMGVRNSAHTLAKLATPFAERAALRLASVSHPEYVPRVGKFFQDIDAPAILLNGTEGEVYANPQRCPAINYIRGAGAEAEVWVERQPEVSVELPESKSAQDTAVWINQVLAGERAVPQALRLQLACCLVATGESASMADAEGRLQRAGI; encoded by the coding sequence ATGGAACTGAATAAAATCATTAAAGAGATTGGGCGCGGGAAAAACCACGCGCGCGATATCGATTTCGACACCGCGCAGGCGCTCTACAGCGCGATGCTGGCCGGTGAAGTGCCGGAGCTGGAGCTGGGTGGCGTGCTAATTGCACTGCGCATCAAGGGCGAAGGCGAAGAGGAGATGCGCGGTTTTTACCACGCGATGCAGCAGCAGATGATGCAGTTGCAGGCACCGGCTCATCGTCCGATGCCGATTGTTATTCCCAGCTACAACGGTGCGCGTCGTCAGGGCAATTTGACGCCGCTGCTGGCGCTGCTGCTGGTGAAAATCGGCTTCCCGGTGCTGTTACATGGCGTTAGCGACGATCCCACGCGCATCACCACCGAAGCGGTGCTGGCGGCGCTGGACATCGCGCCTGTGACCTCCGCCGCACAGGCGCAGGCGAAGCTGGATAACGGAGAGTTGGCGTTTATCACCATTGACCATCTATGTGCGCCGATGGCGCAACAGCTGTCGCTGCGCTGGCGTATGGGCGTGCGTAACAGCGCGCATACGCTGGCGAAACTGGCGACGCCGTTTGCCGAACGCGCCGCGCTGCGTCTGGCCAGCGTCTCGCATCCGGAATATGTGCCGCGCGTCGGGAAATTTTTCCAGGATATCGATGCACCGGCGATTCTGCTCAACGGCACCGAAGGCGAGGTGTACGCCAATCCGCAGCGCTGCCCGGCGATTAACTACATTCGCGGCGCGGGTGCAGAAGCGGAAGTGTGGGTTGAGCGCCAGCCGGAAGTGAGTGTGGAACTGCCGGAAAGCAAAAGTGCGCAGGATACCGCTGTGTGGATCAATCAGGTGTTAGCCGGGGAACGCGCTGTACCGCAGGCGCTGCGTTTGCAACTGGCGTGTTGTTTGGTGGCGACCGGGGAATCGGCCAGCATGGCAGATGCGGAAGGGCGCTTACAGCGAGCGGGGATCTGA